From the genome of Paralichthys olivaceus isolate ysfri-2021 chromosome 4, ASM2471397v2, whole genome shotgun sequence:
atgtgtttttatgtgacaGCCTTAATgtccaagacaaatttcccttgGGACAAATAATGTAATCTGAAAGCAAAGAGTCTGACGCAAAATGAATTCATTACTGTCCCAAAATTTGTGGCCTGAAAACACTTAGGTGAAAATAATTCTCAGTATAAACGAGATTGTACGTAACATAGAGATGATATATGTGCCGTGcactttttacatttcactATTTGCTGAGATAAACAGGACCCTGCAGCACATTCAAGATGGTTTCAGAGGGATACAATTAAACCTGTGGGAAATACAATGTCATGTAATCCAAATTAAAGATTAAGATTCACTCAGGACAACAGAATTAGGATTCAGGaaattcttttttattcatttaggATATgcatctttttaaattatttttccttgATCAGAGCAGGAACAATTATCAACgtacaaaaatataaagagaattATGAAGTGCCTCAATGCCACATATACAATAGGAGAATATTTTACAGTAACAAAATCAAGTGTTAGGAAACACAAAAAGTATCTCACACAAAAACCACCATTGTGTTTGACTTGACACCCACCAACTTTGTCTCACATTTCACAGACCATCAACACATAGCGCAGCTCTCCATCATCTAACCAGGACCTTTACTGCTCTGCACAGAGTTGTCTCCAGAACAACATCGCGTTTGTTTGCTCCTGTTGTCTCGCTCTTTGTTCTGCTACTTACTGTTCCCTCATTTAAACCCAGTATGTGATGACCCACCTCAGATTCATGCCCTTCATGTCCTTCCGACTGTACACACACCTCGAGGGTTTTTCAAACtatgaaataaaagaagatCTCAAGCTCACGACCTCCATTAAAAAACTGGGAATACACATTTGCAATGACATAAAACTGATACCTTAGAAAATTTGAGGTAAAGTCTGAAGTCTCAATATTTGCCATGTTCAatgatctatatatatatatatttatatatataagacaGACACATAAAGAAGTCATGAAAACGCTCAAAACATCTATTTTACATCTTCAACAGGGAAATTTAATCACTGCTCCACTTTTTACATGTTGGTGATACCGGAGGAGTTTCGTGCTTTTGAAACAACATCGAACAGAAACTGCCCTCAATGTCAATTTGTTGGTAtcagaaaacaaagtgaaacacttgGCTGCACCAGcaattcatacatttaaaagttTACTTAGTGGAGATTGAAATATCACTATGGCTGTGTCCGAAATGCCCCCCCCCATTCAACTATACAGGGTATTTTAGAGCACAATATACTGTAGTTAGCGCTTTACACTTGGTGTTGATACTTTCGGTAAAAAATTGATGACAATCTTTAAATGTAGGAATAAActtgtttgtctcagtttgGTGAGTTGATGAGCAGCTACTTTATCCACAAACTATGTGACACATTTATGAATAGCTGGTGCAATCCAGAACAATGTTGGCCTTTCATCGAGAAGTTAGTTGAAACAGTGACACGTCAATTGTTTGTAGCATGAAACCTCCAGAGAAGTTGTATTGGAGAAGTCAACAGGTGAGCGCTGTGTTAGTTCTGTAACAAGAGTTGGACAGAGAAGTGTCACTTCCCTCTGATTCTCTCATGTTTTGCCTCATTATTGTCTGAGTGAAACCACAACAAGTTATTGATTATACTGATCCAAGAGTTTCCGTTTGCCACCTTTCTCAAAGGCCACATTTGTTCAGTATTATCAATAATTCTGTAACTACATTTGATGTGGTCCTGCAATCATGAAGCAGATCAGTTTTCGGCATTAAACCCTTAATAAATAAAGCTGCTATCATGAGGATATATTTCCCATACATTTTAACATTGATTGTCGCTGTGCAGCTCTCCAGCTCTCCAGCACCCCCTTGAGACCAAACAAGAACCAGTTtcctaaaaacaaaactcttaACTGTGACATTGTTTTAACCCGAAGTATTCAAATGAAGCTAAAACCAAAAGTCCAGTGATCCAACACAGTTCAATATTAATTCTGAGATGTGAAACCAGTGTTTGGAGGCTTcaaacatctttaaaatattCTCCAGGCATCATttcctctgtgctgtgatggtgcTGCAGGATTACACTTCAGTCTGCACTCTATACACATCGCTCCGGTTCATGTGAATAATCCCAACAACTGCAGTGTGCAGATATTCTAGCTGAGTGCTTGATCAAACCAAACAAgctgttgtttaaatgtttagttAAAACTGTGTAACTGTCTCATAGTGTGGAGTTATTGCAGAGATAAACAGTCTTTGGTCCAATTTTTCAAACGCAGAACTGAAATTCTCCCCCTGCGATTCCACGTCCACTGAGAGGACAGTGATATATAGAAAACAAGTGCAATAAAGCCATATTAGCAAGCTTTGCATTGGCGTGACTGGGGTTTGCGCTAGCTCCCACAACTTGTGTCATCTCGACTTTTCTCTACATACACAGACGTCTGCAATCTAATCGTTAACGACCGGCAAGCCACCAATTTGTCAGCTCTTGTATTAAATAAGACATTAACCATTCAAGTGCAGCTTTAAACTGCCAGAAGTCCCTTTAAAGACGGCATCAGTAGAAAGTCTAAATACACTCAGGTGAAATGTCACTGAAGGTTCCCAGAGTTTCCTCCATGGCACGTAAAGATGAACAGAGCAGGGTTTGTAGGGGTTCCAGACAACACTTGAAGTATTTCCTTTTCAAAACGGGCCCTCCCTCGATCCTCATCCTCtgagaaaaaacaagatggttGCCAGGTAGCCATCCCCCTGTACAGGCTGGGCTCTACAGGTCCTCTGTGTAGATGATACAGGGACTAGTGTCCTCGCTCGACTCCAGCTGCACCGTGGAGACAAACCAGCGGCGGGAACCCATGGCGTTGTAGTTGAGCGTGGTGCGGTAAGTGTTCTTGGCGTGTTTCGGGTAGATGATGGTGGTGCTCTGGTAGCTGATGGGCCTCTGCCGCGGCTCCAGGTACACCTGGGACTTGTAGCTCCTCCAAGTGCAGTTCTGCACCGCTACCACTGTCTCGCTGAAGGAAGTGGCCATGGGAACGGGGGCGCAGTATACCCGGTCCCGGTAATGCTTGTCGGAGTCATACTTGACCTCAGAGATGCACCTGTAGAGGAGATATTCAACAGTTCAAACACACATCTAAAACTGATCACTAGGGGGCAGTGTTGAAAAGACAATGTTAAACACCATATTGCAGCCACTGTTGAGTCTGTATGTGTCCTCTTACTTGATTTCCTGCTCTGGTTTGGGGTTGACCTCGATGCTTTCCCCGAAGAACACGGGGTACATGCGAGTCTTGGGGTCTGGTCCTGTGGAGTTCAGCAGCAGGTAGGGCAGCTGTGGAAAAGACACAAGAATCTCACTAAAACATCCAGGAACTGCTAGTAACCAGCCTGCCAACGTGTCCATTCAAGGAATTCCAGTAAAGAAAATCGCAGCATGGTTGGGGGTTTGAGCAGAGCCAGCGGCCCAAATTAAAAACACTCCTCGATGCTCCAACCCGCATGAGAACTCACCTTGTCCATCGCACCACTAAAACAACACTTAGACAAGAAACACAGCAGTCAGGGCAGCACTTCCATTTTAATTCAGATAATTACACAGTGTGGGTCCAGCCAGATGAAGTGTAGGTGGGAAGTCACTTTCTCACAAGCGTTCACTGCAGTTCAGGCTGACTACAGACGTGTGACCCAGACACACACTATGCTGACTACAGAAGTGAATGAAATGGGAAATTCACTCGCAGGAAGTTAAGAGCAGAGAAGCTGGCAGTCAGGCTTTGTGGAGACAATGCTGTTTGAGAATCATAATGAAGTGATATAGGGTCTGATGGGGACTTGAACCAATGAAAAACAGCCTCTAATCACAGACACATCTGATGCCTTTGACATATTTCTTCTTGGTTCTTGTGAATTATGATTTTTATGAGTTTTCATGTCTGATGGCGTCTCTCATCTGATCGTATCCGTTCTCATTGCCCCACCTCCAACAGCCATCAGAGCCATTCAACTGCAATGACTTCCTTTCActgtggacagcctaaccaaCCTTATCCTTAACGCTAACCTTAaccaaggtcagtgtttatactggtacacacacacacacacacacacacacacacacacagtctgatgATTTGTGATCTGTAAAATACTTTTGGAATCTTCAGATTTCATTCATGCTGTAGCTTCACTGTTAGTTGCTATCATGGGTTCTAGTGCTATAAATAACAATGTTTCATGACCAGTTCatctgcagattattttctATATCAATCGATTAAATAACAGACATGTATGTACATGTGACCTTTCTAGACATCTTAcaatatatcataaataaactttaaaaacaattaatcaaAATTGATTAGCTGTTGCAAACATATACTTAATTTATCATAGGAATCATATGACTGTTACAGTTTAATATTCATAGGATTCCCTCATGATGTCTGTTCTAACAGAGGTTGGATAAAGTTAACCTCATCATGTCAGATAAGCTAATGATGACaccatgtacagtatgttcacTGTAGTCAACTTATTGTATGAACCGTGTATTGACCCTTGACCTCTCAGACCGTCCCCTCCACAGCTATATGGAGACACAGGTCTGCACCAATCAGAGACACAGATCCTGTCTTTCATTGTGAGGCCAGGATGTGACTGGATGTTCTCTTTCTCAAACACTGTCCATCTGAAGCAAATGACACCCATGACCACAACTCTCACATTACACACGAGAGACTGTCACATGCTGTGATTTGGCCGCTGTTAAGAACACATGCCACTACAGGGGACGAGCAACAACAGGCCAAGGGCACAGCAGAGCACTGTGTGAAGCTCGTCTTACCTACAGCCTACAATCATCCCCACGCACTCTGACTGCTTTGCATGGCTACTGGTTTTGCTACAcgaggttgaaaaaaaaaattcatatgCAGGCGGCtcattttctgctgctggttCCTCATGACCCGAAAACACTGCAGGAGAATGTGAttgtcctctgctgctccagcaTTGAGAGCATCACATCTATTTCTCCACAGTGAGTTCTGGAAACTTCTGCAAAGCAAACACTTGTGAATGGAGCGGAGGTCACCTTCAGGCGCTGGATACCCCGGTATGCTCACAAAGCACAAACCCCCCTGGAGGCACGTTTCTGCCCAGGAAAAACAGCCTGCAGCTGAGCGACCCACACAACGTACAATGCACAATGCAGAGTTGCTGAGAGAAAcgccaacacaaacactgcgaCCACTGGCTGCTTGGAGCGCTCAAGCCCCGACTTTACATTGTGCGCTTGCAGGGGTATTAATGTGAGCATCAGTATCACACAGTGAGGCAGATTTAGAAGAAAGTCATGAGATCTGTctcctgtctgtcctcctgGGTAATCCACTGACAGTTGAGCCACCTCCTTGGAATGGATGTGGACTTAACTTTATCCAGCTCTGAAATGTTCAAGATTACACTCTCGCAGTTTTCATGCATCTTGTCCTGATTGTAAATCTATTCACTCTGTGAGATGCAAGTACAAGATTGATTATCCTGCATCTGCTTGACTTTGAACCAAGTTGAGGCCAACTCAGTGTTTATCCACCTTTAATTTGACAGGTCATCAAACACTTATGCAACAGCAGCCAGCCGCTCTAACAAGCCCCTGCACCTCAAAATAGGACTTGGGGATTGTTCTTATGTggcacacaaaaacaacactaaaATAGATCTGGAAAGAGAACAACCTGAGCACACATATGCTTCCCATGCTCCTGCTGCCAGACCTGTTCctgacatctttaaaaaaacactttttttcctgATGCAAaggttggatttttttttttccacgcACACAAGCCAGGACAGACAGGATTAGAAACACAAGCAGGAGCAGCTTGTATCAGGACTGATCTTTAAAAAGAGAAACCACAAAGCAGAGGAGTCCTTCTAATCTGAGCCTCCAGAGGATTAGAggatctctctccctcttttcatgAGTTTCAGGCTCCAGCAAACCGATGTCGTGCAACTCCCCGGATGGAGCGCCGCATTTCTCAGACACTTTAAAAGCCACCCCGACCTGCGCAGACATGTTCACAAGACTGTTTAAAACTGGGAGTGACCTGGAAATGATTTTCAATCAAATCCCTCTTGACATATGTGACACACAAGTCGCTGCAGGATGTGacattataatttttttgtccaaagaaaatgcatcaataagcataaatctttttttctctgaaagatGTTCCAAAGAATTGTGTTATTGTTTAATTTTTATGTAAACAATCCGTAATGAGACTAATATTGCCTTGGGTGCACTgactatttatttatataaatttaCTGGATATGCAATATCTCATCAGAAAAGTACATTATGTGTAAAGCAGAGAACCATTTAAactttttcataaataaaacaagaagtGAAAATATTATTGACTGGTCGTGCTGGTTTCCAGTGAGATCTGAGCAGGAACTGGGGCTGACAGAAACTGTAACAATATTATCATCAACACGAGAGATGTTTCAACATCACTGATAAATACTGAGGCTACATAAACAGAACCAAATGAATAGGATCAAttttttcttaatgtttctgttgttccacttccacacacagagaactgaACTTTAATAAATCAAGCAAGATACTGGCCTCTACGTGCTGATGTATTTTTAGCTTTAAGCTAATTTTTTATTAGACCAATAGTTGCACAGCGTTCTATCTAATACTCAACTTTGTTTTGAAGGTTTCTCATTTTGGGCCTTTTAATGTTTCAATGGATGCAGCAGttttagcttaaaaaaaaaactacaatgatTCCAACAAAAGATAttgaaaattactttaaaatgtcagtACTCAAGTTAATGTTAAGGTGGTGGAACCAGAGACATAATTACAAATAGCAAATGCTGCAGGTCCCATAAATAAGTACTAAACCACCATGGGTTTGTTTAATGAGAGGGGTCAAAAGAGGATTAacgaggaaaagaaaaatgttttaactcaCAAATTGGAGTTTTTCAAAAGTATGGTTTTTATAGTGATTATCGGTTTTTGGGTCACAAGCATAAAGATGGTTTCAACAAAGCACACAGACCTGCTCATGCTGGCTTATTCCAAGGTTAATTTAGCTAAGAGCCAGACTTATCATCTAAAAGTTCCCCACTGATTATaatcaagaagaagaagaagaagctctaTCTAAACTTCTCCATCTGAGTCCTCTATTGACAGAGCAATAAAACTGTCTCAGGAGCCATCTGATAAAATGCTAAACATGTGTTTCCATCCTGTAGGTGAGGAGAAAGAAACCCGATCACAGTCTCACACACCtccactcacattcacactacTGACTGAAATAAGAAGTGCtataaaacttttctttttcatttggaaCCCCTGGAATCCAGTCAGGGACCCCTGGGAGTCCCTGGACCCCATGTTTGGAGAACTGCAGCTGGGCCTAATCAACTCACTGACCCTGATGACACCATGTATTTAGAGGGTCCAGCTGATGcagcagagtaaaaaaaacgttttattGGACTGTTGGGGGGCCAGTGGCATCTtcagcatgagagagagagagagagagagagagggagagagagagagagagagggagagagggagagagagagagagagcttccAGATGTTGGGTGAAATCTGTTTCTGTCCAAACAACTACAATAGTCTCGGATTGTCAGTGTCTCAAACAGCAGCGTCATTGGATCTTTTTTCATCCTTTGAATTGAGTTGGTCAATGAAGCCACTGTCAGTAAAATCATTCTGGATACACAACAGACCCGCGGCTGTCTGATCCCCACACCTTCAAACCACGAAACAAATAAGTGATGTGTTTCTCACCAGTTTTCCATCTCTGCTCTCCTTCCTATAACATCCGTGGTGGCTCTCCACGGGCGTCGTGCAGCTGCTGGAGCGCGACTCGATCAGACCCGGGGACAGCGAGCAGAAGGGCGGACTGGGGCTCGGGGGCAGTCCCGAATCCGGGCTGTCGAGCAGCCCCTCTCGGTTCTTTCCTTTCAGGCTATCATCCATCGCTTGTAGGTGTAGGTGCCCCACCATTTCTGGGACGGCTCGATTAAAAAGTAACAGCCCAAGCGAAGACGCACGGATAGATTTTTTTCCTTGGAGAAACCTTGAGCTGCTGCGTCGGAAAGAAATAATCCGGGTTTAACCGAAGATGACTTctaaaagcagaaaagagagagaataacaTGAGGAAAGGTTATTTAACCATCATCCAGACACCGACTGTAGACTAAACCCCTCAGAGTGACATCAACTCAGCCTTAACTTCTCCTTAAACGTTACTGTACCTGTGCGTCGTGGAGTATCCAACTCTAATTCCAAAGGATATATCCAACAGGCGTGAACAATCTActttaaaaacacctcaaaGTTGACACAAAGTTAAATATTAACTAATCTTAAGGTAGAAATGAAACTAAAGGTGTTAGAAGCTGCGCAAAAACCAAAAGTCGACCATGCGTCTGGCACGGATCTGGATGAgagctcctctgctctgctctgactctgtgtgagtgagagtgtgtgcgcactgtgcgtgtgtgtgtgtgtgtgctctcagtGCAGTGCTCCCTCTAACTGATCCtgccaggttttttttctgcaccTGGATCCAGGCCAGCCCCCATGATCTGGATCACTTCCATGTACAACCGACAGGGGAGAACacgtcctcctctcctcctgctgcacagCACAGTTTTACTGAGGGTGTTTATGGTCAGAAGCTCTGTTTAAATGTCTATCAGCAACTTATCC
Proteins encoded in this window:
- the rflna gene encoding refilin-A; this translates as MVGHLHLQAMDDSLKGKNREGLLDSPDSGLPPSPSPPFCSLSPGLIESRSSSCTTPVESHHGCYRKESRDGKLLPYLLLNSTGPDPKTRMYPVFFGESIEVNPKPEQEIKCISEVKYDSDKHYRDRVYCAPVPMATSFSETVVAVQNCTWRSYKSQVYLEPRQRPISYQSTTIIYPKHAKNTYRTTLNYNAMGSRRWFVSTVQLESSEDTSPCIIYTEDL